A region of Cataglyphis hispanica isolate Lineage 1 chromosome 8, ULB_Chis1_1.0, whole genome shotgun sequence DNA encodes the following proteins:
- the LOC126851394 gene encoding uncharacterized protein LOC126851394 isoform X1: protein MSSSQRPRRPSVSIYDYPEHLNPFNDDTTNSQTQVYHEDKSSKESKHKFWTFGRSRKKRSNSFSIKSTWNGLFGKRKESSEPMEKRSTITTVSTTYKREAYDRPIVPSRLSKDQQEFDEALGTLTRRRKYTLDNNSSRYNSNLTMNGDPAKTYDGNPQDTTTSIMGVDLTPKPPARRFGQVSPRPTDKIPPLDFKDKQSKQNGDLHDKSERTPVPPMRRFGNRSSQRLNGITSDLEEDPANRSSNVSLKDENENVPEDYVFKRFSQDAVRKSNLSINSCVSVTSTASTYGRKKRRAPQPPKRKEQLEISLESNGRSEMNKTESISETNKTESTSETNKIELQITEPIDIIKATENIDELTKKSCENLNEKSPQKEEKQDELLSKTVEDVLSDNIAKSSSKDETCEVLKDCCVLEVNEKKDLLERSTCNSARTPEKIKLETKVDEKSDKEQSNIITEDPVEKDPIDIEYNRTSHENIEIIKDVDQECDEVCLRKKDLSSMLLRSDSFSVKEEIEKLEKQIKALENKNASKDQEKIDDACHDDQVTSTRLSIQANRRHFFENMVDSPSGPIKLEFKKLPCEQKDIHVVRLTDPPIPVAAPRDAVKVIELHISEPIRHKPELLDEVNPIPKPRRHSSLNLRNMSDSTLSKNENKSSEDSGKRGSF, encoded by the exons ATGTCGTCATCCCAGAGGCCCAGACGACCTAGTGTATCGATTTACGATTATCCGGAACATTTAAATCCGTTTAATGATGATACGACAAATTCTCAGACGCAAGTGTATCACGAGGACAAATCATCAAAGGAATCCAAACATAAATTCTGGACATTTGGCAGAAGCCGGAAGAAGAGGTCGAATAGCTTCTCGATCAAATCTACTTG GAATGGATTGTTTGGAAAGCGTAAAGAATCTTCGGAACCGATGGAAAAACGGTCGACGATCACAACAG TTTCGACGACATATAAGAGAGAGGCTTACGACAGACCAATAGTACCATCGCGTCTTTCCAAGGATCAGCAAGAATTCGATGAAGCCCTGGGTACTCTAACGAGGAGGAGAAAATACACTCTCGATAATAATTCCTCCAGATACAATTCGAATTTGACAATGAACGGGGATCCCGCCAAGACCTACGATGGAAATCCACAAGACACCACGACGTCTATTATGGGCGTTGATCTCACACCGAAGCCACCGGCCAGAAG GTTTGGACAGGTAAGCCCGAGGCCGACAGACAAGATACCACCTTTGGACTTCAAAGACAAGCAGTCCAAGCAAAACGGTGATCTTCATGATAAATCGGAAAGAACTCCGGTTCCACCAAT GCGAAGGTTTGGCAATAGATCATCACAGAGGTTGAACGGAATCACGTCGGACCTCGAGGAAGATCCGGCTAATCGATCTAGTAACGTGAGCTTGAAGGACGAGAATGAAAACGTGCCTGAAGATTACGTGTTCAAAAGATTCAGCCAGGATGCTGTGAGAAAATCGAACTTGTCCATCAACAGTTGCGTATCTGTTACCAGTACGGCGAGCACGTACGGACGCAAAAAACGTAGAGCGCCGCAACCGCCTAAACGGAAAGAGCAATTGGAGATTTCTTTG gagAGTAACGGTCGATCAGAGATGAATAAAACGGAATCTATATCAGAGACGAATAAAACGGAATCTACATCAGAGACGAATAAAATCGAACTACAGATAACCGAACCTATTGACATCATCAAAGCCACGGAAAACATCGACGAATTGACAAAGAAGAGTTGCGAAAACTTGAACGAAAAATCGCcgcaaaaagaagagaaacaggacgaattattatcgaaaactGTCGAGGATGTATTATCCGACAATATTGCGAAAAGCTCCTCAAAGGATGAAACTTGTGAAGTTTTGAAGGATTGTTGTGTGCTTGAAGTGAACGAGAAAAAGGATCTTTTGGAAAGATCAACATGTAATTCCGCTAGAACACCAGAGAAAATCAAACTCGAGACGAAGGTAGACGAGAAATCAGATAAGGAACAATCGAATATAATTACCGAGGATCCTGTCGAAAAAGATCCCATAGACATAGAGTACAACAGAACGTCCCATGAGAATATCGAGATCATCAAGGACGTCGATCAAGAATGTGACGAGGTctgtttgagaaaaaaagatttgtccAGCATGTTATTGCGGAGTGACAGCTTTTCCGTGAAGGAGGAGATCGAAAAGCTCGAGAAGCAAATTAAAGCTTTAGAGAACAAGAACGCATCCAAAGATCAAGAAAAGATTGATGACGCGTGTCACGACGACCAGGTGACGAGTACCCGACTGTCTATCCAGGCGAATCGCCGACACTTCTTCGAGAATATGGTGGATAGTCCGTCCGGTCCGATTAAATTAGAGTTTAAAAAGCTACCGTGCGAACAGAAAGATATTCATGTGGTTCGATTAACTGATCCGCCAATACCAGTCGCGGCACCCCGGGACGCGGTAAAAGTAATCGAGCTACACATTTCCGAACCAATCCGGCATAAACCCGAACTTTTAGACGAAGTAAATCCCATACCAAAGCCTAGGAGGCATAGCTCGCTGAATCTAAGAAACATGTCCGACTCCACACTTTCGAAGAACGAAAACAAGAGTTCGGAAGATAGTGGTAAGAGAGgatctttttga
- the LOC126851394 gene encoding uncharacterized protein LOC126851394 isoform X2 yields the protein MMIRQILRRKCITRTNHQRNPNINSGHLAEAGRRGRIASRSNLLVSTTYKREAYDRPIVPSRLSKDQQEFDEALGTLTRRRKYTLDNNSSRYNSNLTMNGDPAKTYDGNPQDTTTSIMGVDLTPKPPARRFGQVSPRPTDKIPPLDFKDKQSKQNGDLHDKSERTPVPPMRRFGNRSSQRLNGITSDLEEDPANRSSNVSLKDENENVPEDYVFKRFSQDAVRKSNLSINSCVSVTSTASTYGRKKRRAPQPPKRKEQLEISLESNGRSEMNKTESISETNKTESTSETNKIELQITEPIDIIKATENIDELTKKSCENLNEKSPQKEEKQDELLSKTVEDVLSDNIAKSSSKDETCEVLKDCCVLEVNEKKDLLERSTCNSARTPEKIKLETKVDEKSDKEQSNIITEDPVEKDPIDIEYNRTSHENIEIIKDVDQECDEVCLRKKDLSSMLLRSDSFSVKEEIEKLEKQIKALENKNASKDQEKIDDACHDDQVTSTRLSIQANRRHFFENMVDSPSGPIKLEFKKLPCEQKDIHVVRLTDPPIPVAAPRDAVKVIELHISEPIRHKPELLDEVNPIPKPRRHSSLNLRNMSDSTLSKNENKSSEDSGKRGSF from the exons ATGATGATACGACAAATTCTCAGACGCAAGTGTATCACGAGGACAAATCATCAAAGGAATCCAAACATAAATTCTGGACATTTGGCAGAAGCCGGAAGAAGAGGTCGAATAGCTTCTCGATCAAATCTACTTG TTTCGACGACATATAAGAGAGAGGCTTACGACAGACCAATAGTACCATCGCGTCTTTCCAAGGATCAGCAAGAATTCGATGAAGCCCTGGGTACTCTAACGAGGAGGAGAAAATACACTCTCGATAATAATTCCTCCAGATACAATTCGAATTTGACAATGAACGGGGATCCCGCCAAGACCTACGATGGAAATCCACAAGACACCACGACGTCTATTATGGGCGTTGATCTCACACCGAAGCCACCGGCCAGAAG GTTTGGACAGGTAAGCCCGAGGCCGACAGACAAGATACCACCTTTGGACTTCAAAGACAAGCAGTCCAAGCAAAACGGTGATCTTCATGATAAATCGGAAAGAACTCCGGTTCCACCAAT GCGAAGGTTTGGCAATAGATCATCACAGAGGTTGAACGGAATCACGTCGGACCTCGAGGAAGATCCGGCTAATCGATCTAGTAACGTGAGCTTGAAGGACGAGAATGAAAACGTGCCTGAAGATTACGTGTTCAAAAGATTCAGCCAGGATGCTGTGAGAAAATCGAACTTGTCCATCAACAGTTGCGTATCTGTTACCAGTACGGCGAGCACGTACGGACGCAAAAAACGTAGAGCGCCGCAACCGCCTAAACGGAAAGAGCAATTGGAGATTTCTTTG gagAGTAACGGTCGATCAGAGATGAATAAAACGGAATCTATATCAGAGACGAATAAAACGGAATCTACATCAGAGACGAATAAAATCGAACTACAGATAACCGAACCTATTGACATCATCAAAGCCACGGAAAACATCGACGAATTGACAAAGAAGAGTTGCGAAAACTTGAACGAAAAATCGCcgcaaaaagaagagaaacaggacgaattattatcgaaaactGTCGAGGATGTATTATCCGACAATATTGCGAAAAGCTCCTCAAAGGATGAAACTTGTGAAGTTTTGAAGGATTGTTGTGTGCTTGAAGTGAACGAGAAAAAGGATCTTTTGGAAAGATCAACATGTAATTCCGCTAGAACACCAGAGAAAATCAAACTCGAGACGAAGGTAGACGAGAAATCAGATAAGGAACAATCGAATATAATTACCGAGGATCCTGTCGAAAAAGATCCCATAGACATAGAGTACAACAGAACGTCCCATGAGAATATCGAGATCATCAAGGACGTCGATCAAGAATGTGACGAGGTctgtttgagaaaaaaagatttgtccAGCATGTTATTGCGGAGTGACAGCTTTTCCGTGAAGGAGGAGATCGAAAAGCTCGAGAAGCAAATTAAAGCTTTAGAGAACAAGAACGCATCCAAAGATCAAGAAAAGATTGATGACGCGTGTCACGACGACCAGGTGACGAGTACCCGACTGTCTATCCAGGCGAATCGCCGACACTTCTTCGAGAATATGGTGGATAGTCCGTCCGGTCCGATTAAATTAGAGTTTAAAAAGCTACCGTGCGAACAGAAAGATATTCATGTGGTTCGATTAACTGATCCGCCAATACCAGTCGCGGCACCCCGGGACGCGGTAAAAGTAATCGAGCTACACATTTCCGAACCAATCCGGCATAAACCCGAACTTTTAGACGAAGTAAATCCCATACCAAAGCCTAGGAGGCATAGCTCGCTGAATCTAAGAAACATGTCCGACTCCACACTTTCGAAGAACGAAAACAAGAGTTCGGAAGATAGTGGTAAGAGAGgatctttttga
- the LOC126851397 gene encoding HEAT repeat-containing protein 3 produces the protein MGKQKRQRHKSHKENPTGLPSVKEFELNEEFMEGAREKVLQNAYGDVQSCHLEEKLSALQILASMSCDSSMAKQIAKDGIAKIIGPLLMDHNAAIRANTAQTLRDIAENGGEDAYTDLIKDDIMTPLIALLKEYSDWEPKKTGDEKETFVQAVDLLRILCANNESALKCVNDEDLALLLTKFLDINIYGMEIVTITIQCMICLSDENDTAIKKIKEIESILFNLLDLKTDDEKTASKVLALRTCVANLLININNYADSNQIHVFCKVLSVLSEVLAVDHRQALSCLTSILPHENNAVSNDKRKKIYESKKMLELQEQALQILANLCYEDEDSEIDSDIDTSEIMEIVESECLDDDSMDDNLKMTSTFPVELVEIVNNGNLIDKIWDKTVLIVDKDVQEILNQTAEGKDIVKQSHDIRCAAYLCLNNLLPNIEIEVFGGVDNLYRKWLEIGTVIFKDVTSNDIELLEAATAAMRAILQQLAEVRANVFKQLTIDDVQPMLNGARQCSNVSVRVNLIRMLCNLVQILMNNKNSEDHEMIKFISTFLLNICTTETQAWVMAESIDALMDIYAEDETDCLAAEIELVPKLLSLIPHFKSKVRQQKKQLKDSMSVVSTVNANLTRFIKYKQKQIRNLRQKS, from the exons atggGGAAGCAAAAGCGACAGCGACATAAGTCTCACAAGGAAAATCCTACTGGATTACCCTCCGTCAAAGAGTTCGAATTGAATGAGGAATTTATGGAGGGTGCCAGGGAAAAGGTTTTGCAGAATGCTTATGGAGAT gTTCAATCGTGTCATCTTGAGGAGAAGTTGTCTGCTTTGCAAATATTGGCATCAATGTCATGCGATTCCTCTATGGCCAAGCAGATTGCTAAGGATGgaatagcaaaaataattggaCCACTATTGATGGATCATAATGCTGCTATACGAGCTAATACTGCACAAACTTTGAGGGATATTGCTGAAAATGGTGGAGAAGATGCATATACTGATTTAATTAAGGATGACATTATGACTCCACTGATTGCATTATTGAAAGAG TATTCAGATTGGGAACCAAAAAAAACAGGAGATGAGAAAGAGACATTTGTTCAAGCAGTTGATTTGTTGCGAATATTATGTGCAAATAATGAGAGTGCACTCAAATGTGTTAATGATGAGGATTTAGCATTGCTCTTAACCaagtttttagatattaatatttatggaatggAAATTGTTACAATTACTATACAATGCATGATATGTCTATCGGATGAGAATGACACTGCCATTAAGAAAATCAAAGAGattgaatcaattttattcaatctgCTGGACTTGAAAACGGACGATGAAAAAACTGCTTCCAAAGTACTAGCCCTAAGAACTTGTGTAGctaatctattaattaatataaataattatgcagaTAGTAATCAGATACATGTATTTTGCAAAGTGTTATCAGTACTTTCTGAAGTACTTGCTGTTGATCATAGACAAGCGCTATCTTGCTTAACATCTATTTTACCTCATGAAAATAACGCTGTCTCaaacgataaaagaaaaaagatatatgaaagTAAAAAGATGTTGGAGTTGCAAGAACAAGCCTTGCAGATTTTAGCAAATTTATGCTATGAAGACGAAGACAGTGAAATCGATTCTGACATTGATACTTCTGAGATAATGGAGATAGTAGAGTCTGAATGTTTGGACGATGATTCTATGGATGACAATTTGAAAATGACGTCGACGTTTCCAGTAGAGCTAGTTGAAATTGTAAACAATGGTAacttaatcgataaaatttggGATAAGACTGTCCTCATAGTAGATAAAGATGTGCAGGAAATACTGAATCAAACCGCGGAAGGTAAAGATATAGTGAAACAGAGTCATGATATTCGATGTGCAGCTTATTTATGtctaaacaatttattaccCAACATAGAAATTGAAGTTTTTGGTGGCGTTGATAATTTGTACAG AAAATGGCTGGAAATCGGGACGGTTATATTTAAAGACGTTACTTCGAATGATATAGAACTTTTGGAAGCAGCTACTGCCGCCATGAGAGCCATTCTTCAACAGTTGGCCGAGGTGCGGGCAAACGTCTTTAAACAGTTAACCATTGACGACGTTCAGCCGATGTTAAACGGCGCACGTCAATGTTCCAACGTGAGTGTCCGAGTTAATTTGATAAGGATGCTCTGCAATTTGGTACAGATCctgatgaataataaaaactctGAGGATCACGAAATGATAAAG TTTATTTCCACGTTCTTATTGAACATCTGTACAACGGAGACTCAAGCGTGGGTTATGGCGGAATCTATAGACGCACTTATGGACATATATGCAGAGGATGAGACCGATTGTTTAGCAGCAGAAATCGAATTGGTGCCAAAACTGCTATCTTTAATACCACATTTTAAAagcaaa GTGCGACAACAGAAAAAACAGTTAAAAGACAGCATGTCAGTAGTATCGACTGTAAATGCAAACTTAACAaggtttataaaatataaacagaagCAAATAAGAAATCTTAGGCAAAAGAGTTGA
- the LOC126851398 gene encoding kelch-like ECH-associated protein 1B isoform X1 gives MKHLTLMDGEKDCQQKKGARSSFPSQSNASNTPLVSGEETDWESMLNTERQRGDLGDMTFCMANYLKEAMKMMFMMRSHHMLTDVILEVGSELFHAHKVILAAASPYFKAMFTGGLKECEMTRVKLQGVCPTTMARLMYFMYTGQIRVTEITVCSLLSAATMFQVTNVIDACCVFLERQLDPTNAIGIANFAEQHGCHDLYHKANQFIVQHFNQICQEEEFLQLSAIQLVALVRKDELNVQEEREVYNAVLKWVKYNEEARRPKMEHILHAVRCQYLTPNFLREQMKNCDVLKKVPACREYLAQIFKDLTLHKKPIVKERTPNTRRVIYIAGGFFKHSLDVLEGYNADDKTWTQHAKLIVPRSGLGGAFLKGMFYAVGGRHNSPGSRYDSDWVDRYNPMTDQWRPCSPMSVPRNRVGVAVMDGLLYAVGGSAGAEYHNSVECYDPDQDTWTSVKSMHVKRLGVGVAVVNRLLYAIGGFDGKDRLSSVECYHPENDEWTMVPAMKCCRSGAGVASLGQYIYVIGGYDGKSQLNSVERYDTERDVWENVSSVSIARSALSVTVLDGKLYAMGGYDGSTFLNIVEIYDSSQDQWIEGVPMTSGRSGHASAVSYYQCPMHCDHLDHNISLEKSPS, from the exons ATGAAACAT CTCACTTTAATGGATGGAGAGAAAGATTGCCAGCAGAAGAAAGGGGCTCGGAGTAGCTTCCCATCTCAGAGCAATGCGTCGAATACGCCTCTCGTATCAGGGGAAGAAACGGATTGGGAGAGTATGCTCAATACCGAGAGGCAGAGAGGTGATCTCGGGGACATGACATTTTGCATGGCAAACTATCTGAAGGAAGCTATGAAGATGATGTTCATGATGCGCAGTCATCATATGCTGACTGATGTAATACTTGAAGTTGGTTCCGAATTGTTTCATGCGCATAAAGTTATTTTAGCAGCAGCTAGTCCCTATTTTAAG GCAATGTTTACAGGAGGATTAAAAGAATGCGAGATGACAAGAGTAAAACTCCAAGGTGTTTGTCCAACTACAATGGCTCGTTTAATGTACTTTATGTACACTGGTCAAATAAGAGTCACTGAGATTACAGTGTGTTCACTGCTATCAGCAGCTACTATGTTCCAA GTCACTAATGTGATAGATGCGTGTTGTGTTTTTCTTGAAAGACAACTGGACCCCACAAATGCGATTGGAATTGCCAACTTTGCTGAGCAACATGGTTGCCATGATTTGTATCATAAGGCAAATCAGTTCATCGTTCAGCATTTTAATCAGATATGTCAAGAGGAGGAATTTTTACAACTATCTGCCATACAGCTCGTGGCACTTGTGAGGAAAGATGAGTTAAATGTTCAAGAAGAAAGGGAGGTTTATAATGCTGTGCTGAAATGGGTCAAATACAACGAGGAGGCAAGGCGACCCAAGATGGAACACATTTTGCATGCGGTACGCTGCCAGTATCTCACGCCGAATTTTCTGCGGGAACAGATGAAGAATTGCGACGTGCTAAAAAAGGTGCCGGCGTGTCGCGAGTATCTAGCACAGATTTTCAAGGACTTGACGTTACACAAGAAGCCGATTGTCAAAGAGCGTACGCCTAATACACGACGGGTGATATATATTGCTGGTGGTTTCTTCAAGCATTCACTCGACGTATTAGAGGGCTATAACGCCGATGATAAGACATGGACGCAGCACGCCAAATTGATCGTACCTAGATCCGGTCTAGGTGGTGCCTTCCTCAAGGGAATGTTCTACGCGGTTGGAGGCAGACATAATTCACCAGGCAGCAG GTACGACAGCGACTGGGTCGATAGGTATAATCCGATGACGGATCAATGGCGACCTTGCAGTCCAATGTCGGTACCGAGAAATAGAGTCGGAGTTGCCGTGATGGATGGCTTATTGTACGCCGTAGGCGGTAGCGCGGGTGCCGAGTATCACAATAGCGTCGAATGCTATGATCCAGATCAGGACACATGGACTAGTGTCAAATCTATGCACGTCAAGAGACTAGGCGTAGGAGTAGCAGTAGTGAATAG ATTGCTATACGCGATTGGCGGCTTTGATGGCAAAGATCGACTCAGCTCAGTTGAGTGTTACCATCCTGAAAACGATGAATGGACGATGGTGCCGGCTATGAAATGCTGTCGCTCCGGAGCCGGAGTGGCCAGTCTGGGTCagtatatatacgttatagGCGGATACGACGGAAAATCACAATTGAATTCAGTGGAGAGATACGATACAGAACGCGATGTCTGGGAAAATGTGAGCAGCGTTAGTATCGCTCGCAGTGCGCTCAGTGTTACTGTCCTCGACGGCAAATTATACGCAATGG GAGGATATGATGGTTCgacgtttttaaatatagtagaAATTTACGATTCGAGTCAGGATCAATGGATCGAAGGTGTGCCTATGACGTCAGGGAGATCTGGTCACGCCAGCGCGGTATCGTACTATCAGTGTCCCATGCACTGCGATCATTTGGATCATAATATCTCGCTAGAGAAATCGCCGTCGTGA
- the LOC126851398 gene encoding kelch-like ECH-associated protein 1B isoform X2: MDGEKDCQQKKGARSSFPSQSNASNTPLVSGEETDWESMLNTERQRGDLGDMTFCMANYLKEAMKMMFMMRSHHMLTDVILEVGSELFHAHKVILAAASPYFKAMFTGGLKECEMTRVKLQGVCPTTMARLMYFMYTGQIRVTEITVCSLLSAATMFQVTNVIDACCVFLERQLDPTNAIGIANFAEQHGCHDLYHKANQFIVQHFNQICQEEEFLQLSAIQLVALVRKDELNVQEEREVYNAVLKWVKYNEEARRPKMEHILHAVRCQYLTPNFLREQMKNCDVLKKVPACREYLAQIFKDLTLHKKPIVKERTPNTRRVIYIAGGFFKHSLDVLEGYNADDKTWTQHAKLIVPRSGLGGAFLKGMFYAVGGRHNSPGSRYDSDWVDRYNPMTDQWRPCSPMSVPRNRVGVAVMDGLLYAVGGSAGAEYHNSVECYDPDQDTWTSVKSMHVKRLGVGVAVVNRLLYAIGGFDGKDRLSSVECYHPENDEWTMVPAMKCCRSGAGVASLGQYIYVIGGYDGKSQLNSVERYDTERDVWENVSSVSIARSALSVTVLDGKLYAMGGYDGSTFLNIVEIYDSSQDQWIEGVPMTSGRSGHASAVSYYQCPMHCDHLDHNISLEKSPS, encoded by the exons ATGGATGGAGAGAAAGATTGCCAGCAGAAGAAAGGGGCTCGGAGTAGCTTCCCATCTCAGAGCAATGCGTCGAATACGCCTCTCGTATCAGGGGAAGAAACGGATTGGGAGAGTATGCTCAATACCGAGAGGCAGAGAGGTGATCTCGGGGACATGACATTTTGCATGGCAAACTATCTGAAGGAAGCTATGAAGATGATGTTCATGATGCGCAGTCATCATATGCTGACTGATGTAATACTTGAAGTTGGTTCCGAATTGTTTCATGCGCATAAAGTTATTTTAGCAGCAGCTAGTCCCTATTTTAAG GCAATGTTTACAGGAGGATTAAAAGAATGCGAGATGACAAGAGTAAAACTCCAAGGTGTTTGTCCAACTACAATGGCTCGTTTAATGTACTTTATGTACACTGGTCAAATAAGAGTCACTGAGATTACAGTGTGTTCACTGCTATCAGCAGCTACTATGTTCCAA GTCACTAATGTGATAGATGCGTGTTGTGTTTTTCTTGAAAGACAACTGGACCCCACAAATGCGATTGGAATTGCCAACTTTGCTGAGCAACATGGTTGCCATGATTTGTATCATAAGGCAAATCAGTTCATCGTTCAGCATTTTAATCAGATATGTCAAGAGGAGGAATTTTTACAACTATCTGCCATACAGCTCGTGGCACTTGTGAGGAAAGATGAGTTAAATGTTCAAGAAGAAAGGGAGGTTTATAATGCTGTGCTGAAATGGGTCAAATACAACGAGGAGGCAAGGCGACCCAAGATGGAACACATTTTGCATGCGGTACGCTGCCAGTATCTCACGCCGAATTTTCTGCGGGAACAGATGAAGAATTGCGACGTGCTAAAAAAGGTGCCGGCGTGTCGCGAGTATCTAGCACAGATTTTCAAGGACTTGACGTTACACAAGAAGCCGATTGTCAAAGAGCGTACGCCTAATACACGACGGGTGATATATATTGCTGGTGGTTTCTTCAAGCATTCACTCGACGTATTAGAGGGCTATAACGCCGATGATAAGACATGGACGCAGCACGCCAAATTGATCGTACCTAGATCCGGTCTAGGTGGTGCCTTCCTCAAGGGAATGTTCTACGCGGTTGGAGGCAGACATAATTCACCAGGCAGCAG GTACGACAGCGACTGGGTCGATAGGTATAATCCGATGACGGATCAATGGCGACCTTGCAGTCCAATGTCGGTACCGAGAAATAGAGTCGGAGTTGCCGTGATGGATGGCTTATTGTACGCCGTAGGCGGTAGCGCGGGTGCCGAGTATCACAATAGCGTCGAATGCTATGATCCAGATCAGGACACATGGACTAGTGTCAAATCTATGCACGTCAAGAGACTAGGCGTAGGAGTAGCAGTAGTGAATAG ATTGCTATACGCGATTGGCGGCTTTGATGGCAAAGATCGACTCAGCTCAGTTGAGTGTTACCATCCTGAAAACGATGAATGGACGATGGTGCCGGCTATGAAATGCTGTCGCTCCGGAGCCGGAGTGGCCAGTCTGGGTCagtatatatacgttatagGCGGATACGACGGAAAATCACAATTGAATTCAGTGGAGAGATACGATACAGAACGCGATGTCTGGGAAAATGTGAGCAGCGTTAGTATCGCTCGCAGTGCGCTCAGTGTTACTGTCCTCGACGGCAAATTATACGCAATGG GAGGATATGATGGTTCgacgtttttaaatatagtagaAATTTACGATTCGAGTCAGGATCAATGGATCGAAGGTGTGCCTATGACGTCAGGGAGATCTGGTCACGCCAGCGCGGTATCGTACTATCAGTGTCCCATGCACTGCGATCATTTGGATCATAATATCTCGCTAGAGAAATCGCCGTCGTGA
- the LOC126851425 gene encoding TOG array regulator of axonemal microtubules protein 2-like, whose protein sequence is MNFAIKIYLGKKGKSATCAIMEKASVSIQRENTNSTQLTKTRFAETAYSGASGDPRLSDSKHTKEANPMTNYGDYAALLENDYIGTPEEFANPQETLKNALQSLKQDQWQNTIPALIKLMHVSRIQPEMLDSSMPRIYRSLCSLLKNTRPHVIRTVCQVAMELYKTVQCTQRPEFDELVSMLLLKSTHTNKGIRNDAQRALDSMITHLSPAICIRILTSEHGASHKNPLIRATVSRLVYNIINIIGVECLLSNSSLKDCRRKIFTMCAKFLLDGNNETRNDAKKALKTLMGHQDFDTLFYQDVDWKIISSIEKQLISLKYSPIHTV, encoded by the exons ATgaattttgcgataaaaatatatctcggaAAAAAAGGTAAGTCTGCAACATGCGCGATAATGGAAAAGGCTTCCGTATCTATTCAACGTGAGAATACAAATTCAACACAACTTACGAAAACACGGTTTGCCGAAACGGCGTATTCGGGTGCTTCGGGAGATCCACGATTATCTGATAG TAAACATACAAAGGAAGCTAATCCTATGACCAATTATGGAGATTATGCAGCTTTGTTGGAGAATGATTATATAGGAACACCAGAGGAATTTGCGAATCCACAAGAAACGCTAAAAAATGCGTTGCAAAGTTTAAAGCAGGATCAATGGCAGAACACTATTCCGGCTCTAATAAAGCTCATGCATGTTTCAAGGATTCAGCCGGAAATGCTGGACTCCAGTATGCCTCGCATATATCGAAGTTTGTGCAG tttattgaaaaatacaagACCTCATGTCATTAGAACTGTCTGTCAAGTGGCGATGGAGTTATACAAGACAGTCCAGTGTACGCAAAGACCTGAGTTTGATGAACTTGTATCCATGTTGCTTTTAAAAAGTACGCATACAAATAAGGGAATTCGAAACGATGCTCAACGTGCTTTAGATTCTATGATAACACACTTATCCCCTGCAATTTGTATCCGAATATTAACCAGTGAACATGGTGCCag CCATAAGAATCCATTAATAAGAGCGACTGTAAGTCGATtggtttataatattattaatattattggagTGGAatgtttattatcaaattcaaGTCTTAAGGATTGCCGCCGGAAGATATTTACAATGTGTGCCAAATTTCTTCTGGATGGTAACAATGAAACAAG GAATGACGCGAAAAAGGCACTGAAAACTTTGATGGGCCATCAAGACTTTGATACTCTCTTTTATCAGGATGTAGATTGGAAGATTATTAGTAGCatagaaaaacaattaatatctttaaagtaTAGCCCAATTCATACTGTATAA